Proteins encoded within one genomic window of Setaria italica strain Yugu1 chromosome IV, Setaria_italica_v2.0, whole genome shotgun sequence:
- the LOC101762021 gene encoding transmembrane protein 45A — translation MGSFSGHVLPGTLFLAVGLWRVWSAVARFAADPPAFRVRAWSPLSKGPRLLELYVVAGGAFLDMCLELGGGIFAGRGGGGGVEPASLIYFEHGGMLLTFFLFGALALLSQKTRYLPLTDGELCLLAATAFTSEFLLFSYHSATHTGLEGYYHHLLVILIGLCILATVLGALLPASFPADLAAGVLIALQGLWFYQTALTLYGPMLPAGCGPDGGGVDCRSRAAEERAEQLANLQLFGLVFLAFVYVLGCYAVAAARYGHPDLAAMHEEHVAALECRGAVGARAEECAI, via the exons ATGGGATCGTTCAGCGGCCACGTGCTGCCGGGGACGCTGTTCCTGGCGGTGGGACTGTGGCGGGTCTGGTCCGCCGTCGCGCGCTTCGCCGCCGACCCGCCGGCGTTCCGCGTCCGCGCGTGGAGCCCCCTCTCCAAGGGGCCCCGTCTCCTGGAGCTCTACGTCGTGGCGGGCGGCGCATTCCTGGACATGTGCctggagctcggcggcggcatcttcgccggccgcggcggcggcggcggcgtcgaaccGGCCAGCCTCATCTATTTCGAGCACGGCGGCATGCTCCTCACGTTCTTCCTCTTCGGCGCGCTCGCCCTCCTCTCCCAGAAGACCAG GTACCTACCACTGACCGACGGCGAGCTGTGCCTGTTGGCGGCGACTGCGTTCACATCGGAGTTCCTGCTCTTCTCCTACCACTCCGCCACCCACACGGGGCTGGAAGGCTACTACCACCACCTCCTCGTCATCCTAATCGGCCTCTGCATCCTCGCCACCGTCCTCGGGGCGCTCCTGCCCGCGAGCTTccccgccgacctcgccgccggcgtgctcATCGCGCTGCAGGGGCTGTGGTTCTACCAGACGGCGCTGACGCTGTACGGGCCCATGCTCCCGGCCGGGTGCGgcccggacggcggcggcgtggactgccgcagccgcgccgccgaggagcgCGCCGAGCAGCTGGCCAACCTGCAGCTGTTCGGCCTCGTGTTCCTCGCCTTCGTCTACGTGCTCGGGTGctacgccgtcgccgcggcgagGTACGGGCACCCGGACCTCGCGGCGATGCATGAGGAGCACGTCGCCGCCCTCGAGTgccgcggcgccgtcggcgcCCGTGCCGAGGAGTGCGCGATCTAG